One part of the Sporosarcina ureae genome encodes these proteins:
- a CDS encoding MotE family protein, with protein MAKSKKKKEVKDSVEVSEKKSIGFFQILLAWIIIPLMFTTAVVLIIAKVADVNVFDQAKEWTSKVPFLEQKAPDEKVEGDLILEERVISLQAEIQEKEAQLFEVQDELTQVKDSNETLVIEKEKLNEEIEKLKLEKSESKRDFKEIVTTYEQMSAKSSAPVITKMGDAEAIQILSSLKPATLAAILEKMSPEEAAKYTSMLTK; from the coding sequence GTGGCTAAATCGAAAAAGAAAAAAGAGGTTAAAGACTCTGTCGAAGTATCAGAAAAAAAGTCGATCGGCTTTTTTCAGATTTTACTCGCATGGATCATCATTCCTCTTATGTTCACAACAGCTGTTGTCTTAATAATAGCTAAAGTAGCAGATGTTAACGTTTTCGATCAGGCGAAAGAATGGACATCAAAAGTCCCGTTCTTGGAACAAAAAGCACCTGATGAAAAAGTCGAAGGAGATCTAATATTAGAAGAACGTGTAATTTCTCTACAAGCAGAAATCCAAGAAAAAGAAGCACAATTATTCGAAGTGCAAGATGAGCTTACTCAAGTGAAAGACTCCAATGAAACTCTTGTAATCGAAAAAGAAAAACTGAATGAAGAGATCGAGAAGCTAAAACTAGAAAAAAGTGAATCCAAACGTGATTTCAAAGAAATTGTTACGACATATGAGCAAATGTCGGCTAAATCATCGGCTCCTGTCATTACCAAAATGGGCGATGCAGAAGCCATTCAAATATTATCTAGTCTAAAGCCCGCTACGCTAGCAGCTATACTAGAGAAAATGTCCCCTGAAGAGGCCGCTAAATATACTTCTATGCTTACAAAGTAG
- a CDS encoding flagellar hook-length control protein FliK has product MDLGLLMGIGSPSIPMNSAPSTVNIEGEGFGSVFQSLMSATAIPAKSQTLGADQELTKLLGEVLNVDSLEELEGLLEELKQSVKSPIVAQLLKEAGLRQSILVKETSAEKILSEMVEENAVVKPEELLTQIISSLEKESLVNGNTELNLTDLQNLHKFPSLQQLAALISEDPDKLIEVITNVLEDVGVTKEQLDDIAATGDIWYVLGVLQQLPSEKNKIAMEQLPPKVTVELTALLKTIELTAHKMDLFTKQIDLVKTIQPILSQFASQLEAKVIQPEVKQSVQIPSAMQHVIRFTTEQSAADAKQQDQQSKASETVAPVSAATQTEARPVFQMNTTEKVPESRSETLMREFQAVLNRANFGQTNGMNRISIKLYPEHLGQIRIELLEVNGVMTARILASTAMAREMLDSQMHQLRHAFNQQNLQVDRIDLSQTLQDPSKSDREQAFNKQNQQQKEQATDQNETQDEQQQTFQEFMIELEA; this is encoded by the coding sequence GTGGACTTAGGACTATTAATGGGCATAGGTTCTCCAAGCATTCCTATGAATTCAGCCCCTTCTACAGTGAATATTGAAGGAGAAGGGTTCGGAAGTGTATTCCAAAGTTTGATGTCCGCAACCGCTATTCCTGCAAAATCCCAGACACTAGGCGCTGATCAAGAGTTGACTAAATTACTCGGCGAAGTTCTCAACGTTGATTCGTTGGAAGAGTTAGAAGGACTTCTTGAGGAGTTAAAGCAATCTGTGAAGTCGCCTATTGTAGCTCAATTATTGAAAGAGGCTGGATTACGTCAATCGATTTTGGTGAAGGAAACGAGTGCTGAAAAAATACTTTCCGAAATGGTGGAAGAAAATGCAGTAGTAAAACCAGAGGAATTACTTACGCAAATAATTTCTAGTCTCGAAAAGGAAAGTTTGGTTAATGGTAATACGGAATTAAATTTAACAGATCTACAAAACCTTCATAAGTTTCCAAGTCTGCAACAATTAGCTGCTCTTATTAGTGAAGATCCTGATAAACTAATAGAAGTAATTACAAATGTCCTAGAAGACGTCGGCGTGACAAAAGAACAACTAGATGATATTGCAGCTACAGGAGACATTTGGTATGTGCTCGGAGTATTACAGCAATTGCCTTCTGAAAAAAATAAAATAGCTATGGAGCAATTACCGCCAAAAGTCACCGTTGAATTAACTGCATTGCTAAAAACAATTGAACTAACAGCACATAAGATGGATTTATTTACAAAACAAATAGATTTGGTGAAAACAATCCAACCAATTCTTTCTCAGTTTGCAAGTCAGTTAGAGGCGAAAGTTATACAACCTGAAGTGAAGCAATCTGTGCAAATTCCATCTGCTATGCAACATGTTATTCGATTTACAACAGAGCAATCTGCAGCTGATGCGAAACAACAAGATCAACAATCTAAGGCAAGTGAGACAGTCGCACCAGTATCAGCCGCCACACAGACTGAAGCTAGACCTGTATTCCAGATGAATACCACAGAGAAAGTACCAGAAAGTCGAAGTGAAACTCTGATGCGTGAATTCCAAGCTGTATTGAACCGCGCGAACTTTGGTCAGACGAATGGAATGAACCGGATTTCAATCAAACTGTATCCGGAACATCTTGGACAAATTCGAATTGAATTACTGGAAGTTAACGGTGTGATGACAGCGAGGATTTTGGCATCTACAGCGATGGCACGTGAAATGCTCGACAGCCAAATGCATCAATTGCGACATGCCTTCAATCAACAGAACTTGCAAGTGGACAGAATCGACCTATCACAAACACTTCAAGATCCGTCGAAGAGTGATAGAGAACAAGCTTTCAACAAGCAAAACCAGCAACAAAAAGAACAAGCTACCGATCAAAATGAAACTCAAGATGAACAGCAACAAACATTCCAAGAATTCATGATTGAACTGGAGGCGTAA
- the flgD gene encoding flagellar hook assembly protein FlgD — protein sequence MPEGTNSTTTNSTITDSMYLVNKQRDQRKTGPDTMGKDAFMKILIAQMANQDPTNPMKDTEFVAQMAQFSSLEQTMNLANAFEKFAASQNQSQLIQYNSFVGKEIRWHEVSDKKGEDDKPIINEGTGVIQSIKYIDGSVIFTMAGGKELSPGNISEVMGNGSSSGSGAIGQPNNLVQASMLIGKTVGYMEGEEERTGKVISVTNKEGSLHYILQDGTKIEGKQFTTISE from the coding sequence TTGCCAGAAGGAACAAATTCTACAACAACTAATAGTACGATTACAGATTCCATGTATCTAGTCAATAAGCAACGTGATCAGCGGAAAACCGGACCCGATACAATGGGAAAAGACGCGTTCATGAAAATATTGATTGCACAGATGGCGAATCAAGATCCAACGAATCCGATGAAAGATACAGAATTTGTTGCACAGATGGCACAATTCTCTTCATTGGAACAAACGATGAACTTAGCGAATGCATTTGAAAAATTTGCAGCTTCACAAAATCAAAGTCAATTGATTCAATACAATAGCTTTGTTGGCAAAGAGATACGTTGGCATGAAGTCTCCGACAAAAAAGGTGAGGATGATAAGCCGATCATCAATGAAGGTACAGGGGTCATACAGTCCATTAAGTATATCGACGGCTCAGTAATCTTTACGATGGCAGGCGGCAAAGAGTTATCACCAGGAAACATTTCAGAAGTAATGGGAAATGGTTCTAGTTCAGGCTCTGGAGCAATTGGTCAACCGAATAATCTAGTACAAGCCAGTATGTTAATTGGCAAGACGGTAGGATATATGGAAGGCGAAGAAGAGCGTACAGGAAAAGTCATATCTGTTACGAATAAAGAAGGTAGTTTACATTATATATTGCAAGACGGTACGAAAATCGAAGGTAAGCAATTTACAACAATCAGTGAATAA
- a CDS encoding TIGR02530 family flagellar biosynthesis protein: MNKIDIHRIPSPPPIRQGQIQAQSKQSFLEHLQHATQPEKLKISKHASDRLQERGIQMTDSEWAHISQKVDEAKRKGIRESLVLTDQAALIVSAKNSTVITAMNRMEAKDQLFTNIDGTILLS, encoded by the coding sequence ATGAACAAGATCGATATCCATCGCATTCCATCGCCGCCACCCATACGCCAAGGACAGATACAAGCACAATCGAAGCAGTCATTTCTCGAACACTTACAGCACGCGACACAGCCAGAAAAACTAAAGATCAGTAAACATGCAAGCGACCGGCTGCAAGAACGGGGTATTCAAATGACCGACTCAGAATGGGCGCATATCTCACAAAAAGTAGACGAGGCGAAGAGGAAGGGAATCCGTGAATCACTCGTGTTGACTGATCAAGCTGCACTCATTGTTAGTGCAAAGAACTCAACCGTTATCACAGCGATGAACCGCATGGAAGCGAAGGACCAACTATTTACGAATATTGACGGCACGATACTACTCAGCTAA
- the flgG gene encoding flagellar basal body rod protein FlgG yields the protein MLRSMYSGISGLKNFQTKLDVIGNNIANVNTYGFKKGRVVFKDLYSQQVSLAGAPVGERGGVNPKQVGLGSQLGAIDTIHAPGSTQFTGNTLDLAIEGDGLFIVGTPATSGQGVKPITGGEQFYTRAGNFYLDAGATEGATEASLVDGEGRYVLDNELQKITVPLTATSLSVSQNGTVSYVVAETTPPTTVKLQQVIGLAKFNNPGGLEKVGGNLYKASANSGDPLVGNPIGKDGHGAVKSGSLEMSNVDLSEEFTEMIVAQRGFQANTRIITTSDEILQELVNLKR from the coding sequence ATGCTTCGTTCAATGTACTCAGGAATATCAGGATTAAAAAACTTTCAAACTAAATTGGATGTAATTGGTAACAACATTGCAAATGTCAATACGTATGGCTTTAAAAAAGGTAGAGTAGTTTTCAAAGATTTATATTCACAGCAAGTATCACTAGCTGGAGCACCAGTTGGCGAACGCGGGGGAGTCAACCCTAAACAAGTAGGTTTAGGTTCTCAATTGGGTGCGATAGATACTATTCATGCACCTGGATCTACTCAATTTACAGGTAACACCTTGGATTTAGCGATAGAAGGAGATGGTTTATTTATTGTAGGTACTCCTGCTACTAGTGGGCAGGGAGTTAAACCCATTACTGGTGGAGAGCAATTTTATACTAGAGCTGGTAACTTTTATTTAGATGCTGGTGCTACGGAAGGGGCTACAGAAGCGTCACTTGTAGATGGAGAAGGACGATACGTTTTAGACAATGAACTTCAAAAAATAACTGTACCATTAACTGCAACATCTTTATCAGTAAGCCAAAATGGTACTGTTTCGTATGTTGTTGCAGAAACTACACCTCCTACAACTGTAAAACTTCAACAAGTAATAGGTTTAGCAAAATTCAATAACCCTGGCGGATTGGAAAAGGTTGGCGGTAATTTGTATAAAGCAAGTGCCAATTCAGGTGATCCTTTAGTGGGAAATCCGATTGGTAAAGATGGACATGGTGCAGTTAAATCCGGCTCCCTAGAAATGTCCAACGTCGATCTATCCGAAGAATTCACAGAAATGATCGTTGCACAACGTGGTTTCCAAGCTAACACGCGAATCATCACGACATCAGACGAAATCTTGCAAGAACTAGTAAACTTGAAGCGATAA
- a CDS encoding flagellar FlbD family protein, with protein sequence MIKVTRLNRTTFTLNALYIERVESFPDTTITLTTGSKYVVLDSAEEVNSRIIEFYQAVQLLSNPHIRGDEEDEE encoded by the coding sequence ATGATTAAAGTGACAAGACTAAATCGAACGACGTTTACGTTAAATGCATTGTATATAGAGAGAGTCGAGTCGTTTCCAGACACGACGATCACATTGACGACTGGGTCAAAGTATGTCGTTCTTGATTCAGCCGAAGAGGTAAATAGCCGAATCATTGAATTTTATCAAGCGGTCCAGCTGCTATCCAATCCGCATATCCGGGGTGATGAAGAAGATGAAGAATAA
- the fliL gene encoding flagellar basal body-associated protein FliL, protein MKNKLLTISLIILVSITLIGVVAVVLIMNFNKDSDGEEKAPSIDEIIESSVDMEEITTNLSGRNFVRVSLKIQTDSKKAAEELTKRDFQVKNLAIQELSEMTAKDLEGKVGKQQFEDTIKAKLNELMQDGEIQKVYIVSYIIQ, encoded by the coding sequence ATGAAGAATAAGTTGTTGACGATTTCATTGATCATTTTAGTGAGTATTACGTTGATCGGTGTCGTGGCGGTCGTTTTGATTATGAATTTTAATAAAGATAGTGATGGAGAAGAGAAAGCCCCATCGATTGATGAAATTATTGAATCGTCAGTGGATATGGAAGAGATCACCACGAATTTGTCAGGTCGTAATTTTGTCCGTGTGTCGTTAAAAATCCAAACAGATAGTAAAAAAGCGGCTGAAGAATTAACCAAACGTGATTTCCAAGTGAAGAATCTAGCCATTCAAGAATTGTCTGAAATGACCGCAAAAGATCTTGAAGGGAAAGTGGGCAAACAGCAATTTGAAGATACCATTAAAGCAAAGTTGAATGAGCTGATGCAAGATGGTGAAATACAGAAGGTGTATATTGTCTCTTATATCATCCAGTGA
- the fliM gene encoding flagellar motor switch protein FliM, whose amino-acid sequence MSGDVLSQNEIDALLSALSTGEMSAEEMKKEEETRKVRVYDFKRALRFSKDQIRSLTRIHENFARLLTTYFSAQLRTYVQINVMSVDQIPFEEFISSIPNMTLINIFDVSPLEGNILMEVNPNVAYSMLERLMGGFGSSSGKTDNMTEIETKILTNLFERSFDSLREAWSGLIEIDPYLTEMEVNPQFLQMISPNETVIVISFNIMIGESSGMINICIPHVVLEPIIPNLSVQYWMQTNKKEPTPEQSIQLERRIKNAMLPVVADLGKGEISIHDFLHLQLGDVISLDTSIEEPLTIRIGEKPKFTAQPGKLRNRMAVQILEILNTGEDEDDE is encoded by the coding sequence ATGTCGGGAGATGTACTGTCCCAAAATGAAATAGATGCGTTGCTGTCTGCTTTATCGACGGGTGAAATGTCAGCAGAAGAAATGAAAAAAGAAGAAGAAACAAGAAAAGTACGTGTCTATGACTTTAAGCGTGCACTTCGTTTCTCAAAAGATCAAATTCGAAGTTTGACTAGGATTCATGAAAATTTCGCCAGATTACTGACGACGTACTTTTCAGCCCAGCTGCGTACGTATGTACAGATCAATGTAATGTCGGTAGACCAAATTCCTTTTGAAGAGTTTATCAGCTCTATACCTAATATGACACTGATCAATATATTTGATGTGTCTCCTCTTGAAGGAAACATTTTAATGGAAGTCAATCCAAACGTAGCCTATTCCATGTTGGAGCGACTGATGGGCGGCTTTGGGTCAAGTTCAGGAAAAACAGATAATATGACTGAAATTGAAACGAAGATTTTAACGAATTTATTTGAACGTTCATTTGATAGCTTACGGGAAGCTTGGTCAGGACTGATTGAAATTGATCCATATTTGACCGAGATGGAAGTCAATCCGCAGTTTCTTCAAATGATTTCACCGAACGAAACCGTTATCGTTATTTCGTTCAATATAATGATTGGTGAATCTAGCGGCATGATCAACATTTGTATTCCCCATGTGGTGCTAGAACCAATTATTCCGAACTTGTCCGTGCAGTATTGGATGCAAACGAATAAAAAAGAACCTACCCCTGAACAAAGCATACAGTTGGAACGACGAATAAAAAATGCGATGCTGCCCGTAGTAGCAGACCTTGGAAAAGGCGAAATATCCATTCACGACTTCTTGCATTTACAGCTTGGGGATGTTATTTCATTGGATACTAGCATTGAGGAACCTCTGACGATACGGATAGGAGAAAAACCTAAATTCACTGCTCAGCCAGGAAAATTACGTAACCGTATGGCTGTTCAAATACTAGAAATACTGAATACGGGAGAGGATGAAGATGATGAGTGA
- the fliY gene encoding flagellar motor switch phosphatase FliY → MSDNILSQEEIEALLRGETLEPAETTEPASETIDINDYLTEMEQDALGEVGNISFGSSATALSALLGQKVEITTPKLTLIQRDNLEDDFVHPYVAIKVEYTEGLSGVNLLVIKQTDAAIIADLMLGGDGTAPNQDLSEIHLSAVQEAMNQMMGSSATSMSTIFNKKVDISPPTIDLLNIQIDQGTEYIPAHNLLIRVSFNLKVGDLIDSDIMQLFPLEFGKKLVSSLMGDEEAATMTEVPPTPQTSHYSEPEPMYAPEEPAPVQQQTAYQAPPVQQPAAPRQTQAPVHVQQAEFASFQAPSLNKEESNNLNLLLDIPLQVTVELGRTKRSVKEILEMSGGSIIELDKLAGEPVDILVNNRYIAKGEVVVIDENFGVRITDILSQMDRLNNLR, encoded by the coding sequence ATGAGTGATAATATTCTCTCACAGGAAGAGATTGAAGCGTTATTGCGTGGTGAAACATTAGAGCCTGCGGAAACGACCGAACCTGCATCAGAAACTATCGACATTAACGATTACTTGACCGAAATGGAGCAAGACGCATTAGGTGAAGTCGGTAATATTTCATTCGGTAGTTCAGCAACAGCGTTGTCCGCTTTGCTTGGCCAAAAAGTAGAAATCACAACACCTAAACTTACATTAATCCAACGTGATAACTTGGAAGATGATTTCGTTCATCCATATGTTGCGATCAAAGTGGAATACACTGAAGGATTAAGCGGTGTTAATTTGCTTGTCATCAAACAAACGGATGCGGCCATTATCGCTGACTTAATGCTCGGCGGAGACGGCACAGCGCCAAATCAAGACTTAAGTGAAATTCATTTGAGTGCAGTTCAAGAAGCGATGAATCAAATGATGGGATCTTCAGCTACTTCAATGTCTACCATCTTTAATAAAAAAGTCGACATTTCACCACCCACTATTGATTTGTTGAATATTCAAATCGATCAAGGAACCGAATATATTCCTGCACATAATTTATTGATTCGCGTGTCATTCAATTTAAAAGTCGGTGATTTGATTGACTCTGACATAATGCAATTGTTCCCACTGGAGTTCGGTAAAAAGTTAGTGTCTTCCCTGATGGGGGATGAAGAAGCGGCTACTATGACAGAAGTACCGCCCACACCACAGACATCCCACTATTCAGAACCAGAGCCTATGTATGCACCAGAAGAGCCTGCACCCGTGCAACAACAAACAGCCTATCAAGCGCCACCTGTTCAACAACCAGCTGCACCGAGACAGACTCAAGCGCCTGTGCACGTTCAGCAAGCGGAGTTCGCTAGTTTCCAAGCACCATCTTTAAACAAGGAAGAATCAAATAATTTAAATTTACTACTTGATATACCACTCCAAGTAACAGTAGAATTAGGACGTACGAAGCGTTCTGTTAAAGAAATACTGGAAATGTCTGGAGGATCGATTATTGAACTAGATAAATTGGCAGGGGAGCCTGTTGATATATTAGTCAATAATCGCTATATAGCAAAAGGGGAAGTAGTAGTCATTGACGAAAACTTCGGAGTCCGCATTACGGATATTTTGAGTCAAATGGATCGGTTAAACAATTTACGATAG
- a CDS encoding response regulator, giving the protein MGKRILVVDDAAFMRMMIKDILTKNNYEVVGEAADGAQAVEKYNELKPDLVTMDITMPEMDGIAALKAIKGTHPSATIIMCSAMGQQAMVIDAIQAGAKDFIVKPFQADRVIEAIDKALS; this is encoded by the coding sequence ATGGGAAAACGAATTTTAGTAGTAGATGACGCAGCATTTATGCGCATGATGATCAAGGATATCTTAACGAAGAATAACTATGAAGTAGTTGGAGAGGCTGCAGACGGTGCACAAGCTGTCGAAAAGTATAATGAATTGAAGCCCGATCTAGTCACAATGGATATCACAATGCCTGAAATGGATGGAATTGCCGCATTGAAAGCAATTAAAGGTACACACCCATCTGCGACCATCATCATGTGTTCGGCAATGGGGCAGCAGGCAATGGTCATCGATGCAATCCAAGCTGGAGCAAAAGACTTTATCGTTAAACCATTCCAAGCGGACCGTGTTATTGAAGCGATCGACAAAGCATTGAGCTAA
- a CDS encoding flagellar biosynthetic protein FliO — MTPLALADTDPDISVSDCIGKGKDCEEKAPVAENDEKNITDNDLDEPKGLTAKDYIRTILAFIFVIGLLVWLLRFMNKRNRSFDQNRLMTNLGGVPLGQHKSIQLVKMGSHYFVVGVGENVQLLREIDDPDEIADLLERYDQGNEVQKGIFSHLYTRFFSKAEQSHVEESTFSQVFSTKMDEIKSDRREQLNRLNRKESDRDG, encoded by the coding sequence ATGACACCATTAGCGCTTGCAGATACGGATCCCGACATCAGCGTGTCAGATTGTATTGGAAAAGGTAAAGATTGTGAAGAAAAAGCACCGGTTGCTGAGAATGATGAAAAAAACATAACTGATAATGACCTGGACGAGCCGAAAGGTCTTACAGCAAAAGATTACATCCGGACTATTCTAGCTTTTATATTTGTAATAGGTTTGCTCGTGTGGTTGCTGCGATTCATGAATAAGCGCAATAGAAGCTTTGATCAAAATCGCCTCATGACGAATTTGGGCGGTGTTCCATTAGGGCAACATAAATCTATTCAACTAGTAAAAATGGGTAGTCATTATTTTGTGGTGGGTGTAGGGGAAAATGTTCAGCTACTAAGAGAAATAGATGATCCTGATGAAATTGCGGATTTGCTTGAACGTTATGATCAAGGCAATGAAGTTCAGAAGGGAATATTTTCACATTTGTATACTCGATTTTTCTCAAAGGCCGAGCAATCTCATGTAGAAGAATCCACTTTCAGTCAAGTGTTCTCAACCAAAATGGATGAAATCAAATCTGATCGTAGAGAACAGTTAAATCGGTTAAATCGGAAGGAGAGCGACCGCGATGGTTGA
- the fliP gene encoding flagellar type III secretion system pore protein FliP (The bacterial flagellar biogenesis protein FliP forms a type III secretion system (T3SS)-type pore required for flagellar assembly.), producing the protein MVDFLETFSDSDPTNVSTSIKMLLLLTVLSLAPAILILMTSFARIIIVLSFVRTALATQQMPPNQVLVGLALFLTFFIMSPVLSQVNEEALTPLFDEEISLDEAYERASIPFKEFMSQHTRQKDLELFMRYNQMERPDTIEDIPLTMMVPAFALSEIKTAFQMGFMIFIPFLVIDMIVASVLMSMGMMMLPPVMISLPFKILLFVLVDGWYLIIQSLLQSF; encoded by the coding sequence ATGGTTGATTTTCTGGAAACATTTTCCGACAGTGATCCGACCAACGTCTCTACTTCTATAAAGATGTTGTTGTTACTTACAGTCTTGTCACTCGCACCAGCGATTTTAATCCTTATGACTTCGTTTGCAAGGATTATTATCGTCTTGTCATTTGTACGAACGGCACTTGCTACACAGCAAATGCCTCCTAACCAAGTGCTAGTAGGTTTAGCTTTATTTCTAACATTCTTCATTATGTCACCTGTGTTATCTCAGGTGAATGAAGAAGCCTTGACTCCGCTGTTTGATGAAGAAATTAGCTTGGACGAGGCATACGAACGTGCCAGTATTCCGTTCAAAGAGTTTATGAGTCAACATACGAGACAGAAAGATTTGGAATTATTCATGCGATATAATCAAATGGAACGACCGGATACGATTGAAGATATTCCTTTGACGATGATGGTACCGGCATTTGCCCTTAGTGAGATTAAAACCGCATTTCAAATGGGCTTCATGATTTTCATTCCTTTTCTAGTCATCGATATGATTGTTGCCAGTGTGCTTATGTCCATGGGGATGATGATGCTTCCGCCTGTTATGATTTCATTGCCGTTCAAGATATTATTATTTGTTCTGGTAGACGGTTGGTATCTTATCATCCAGTCATTGCTGCAAAGCTTTTAG
- the fliQ gene encoding flagellar biosynthesis protein FliQ codes for MTSEFVITIAERSVWVILLASGPLLIVALMTGLAVSIFQATTQIQEQTLAFVPKIVAVMVAIIFFGPWMLSYVTNYASDIFSSLSRYVG; via the coding sequence ATGACGAGTGAATTTGTTATTACCATTGCAGAACGGTCAGTTTGGGTTATTCTTCTCGCTTCAGGTCCTCTCTTAATAGTCGCTTTAATGACAGGACTTGCCGTGAGTATATTTCAGGCAACTACACAGATCCAGGAACAGACATTGGCATTCGTGCCTAAAATTGTAGCGGTAATGGTTGCTATTATATTTTTCGGACCTTGGATGTTATCGTATGTAACTAATTATGCGAGCGATATCTTTTCCAGTCTCTCCAGGTATGTCGGGTGA
- the fliR gene encoding flagellar biosynthetic protein FliR — MNEIIPSLPAFLLILTRVTSFFVTLPLFSYKTIPATQRLLFGAILAWMMSYSITMPELVIDGQYILLVLKEAVVGLSIGIAAFIIMSAIQVAGGFIDFQMGFAIANVIDPQTGAQSPLLGQFLNSLAMLLLLVVNGHHMLLDGIFYSYDFVPITAMWPPFGSPNMAEFIVLTFAKSFAIAFQMAIPVVATLFLVDLALGISARAVPQLNIFVVGFPIKIGVSFLVIVTMASVFIVVMKKMFEIMIVTMRNLMILLGGG; from the coding sequence ATGAATGAAATCATTCCGTCTTTACCCGCATTTTTGCTTATTCTGACCCGTGTTACATCTTTCTTTGTGACACTGCCATTATTTTCATATAAAACCATTCCGGCCACGCAGCGTTTACTATTCGGAGCCATATTGGCGTGGATGATGTCTTACTCAATTACAATGCCGGAATTGGTGATTGATGGACAATACATATTACTTGTACTTAAAGAAGCGGTAGTCGGCTTGTCAATCGGCATTGCCGCTTTTATTATTATGTCGGCTATTCAAGTAGCTGGAGGATTCATCGACTTTCAGATGGGGTTTGCGATAGCGAACGTAATTGATCCTCAGACAGGTGCACAGTCGCCGCTGCTTGGACAATTTCTAAATTCGTTGGCGATGTTGTTATTACTTGTCGTGAATGGCCATCATATGTTGTTGGATGGAATATTTTACAGCTATGACTTTGTTCCAATTACAGCTATGTGGCCTCCTTTTGGTAGTCCTAATATGGCGGAATTCATTGTCTTGACGTTTGCGAAATCATTTGCGATTGCTTTCCAAATGGCAATTCCTGTCGTGGCGACATTATTTCTCGTCGATCTGGCTCTTGGAATATCAGCTCGTGCTGTACCCCAATTGAATATTTTTGTTGTAGGTTTCCCGATAAAAATTGGTGTCAGTTTCTTGGTGATCGTGACAATGGCGAGTGTATTCATAGTCGTCATGAAGAAAATGTTTGAGATTATGATTGTGACGATGAGAAATCTGATGATATTGCTCGGAGGTGGCTAA